A portion of the Armatimonadota bacterium genome contains these proteins:
- a CDS encoding histidine triad nucleotide-binding protein, translating into MDHCLFCKIIGGEVPAKIVHRDDHVVAFHDINPQAPVHILVVPVRHVESVLDLQAADRYLVGRLCEIIARLARDLGVAEGGFRAVINTNRDAGQSVPHLHVHVLGGRQMAWPPG; encoded by the coding sequence ATGGATCACTGCTTGTTCTGCAAGATTATCGGTGGCGAAGTGCCCGCCAAGATCGTCCACCGGGACGATCACGTGGTCGCTTTCCATGACATCAATCCCCAGGCACCGGTGCACATCTTGGTCGTGCCTGTACGCCACGTCGAGAGCGTGCTCGACCTGCAAGCGGCCGACAGGTATCTGGTCGGGCGCCTGTGTGAGATCATCGCCCGGTTGGCGCGCGACCTCGGAGTCGCGGAAGGCGGCTTCAGAGCGGTCATCAACACCAACCGCGACGCAGGCCAGTCGGTTCCCCATCTCCATGTCCACGTCCTAGGGGGACGTCAGATGGCATGGCCGCCGGGATAG